In Hydractinia symbiolongicarpus strain clone_291-10 chromosome 4, HSymV2.1, whole genome shotgun sequence, the following proteins share a genomic window:
- the LOC130641651 gene encoding pleckstrin homology domain-containing family G member 5-like isoform X5 yields the protein MLELRSSALEDDIKQCQGSACKELPMSQRQHATKVCHHSACQEQNEMNPVMLCSSCDSRDHPGNLSSHLRFDVQVNLQRKGSVRSINSDSGTEEDTDPAYRFDKKNRTYSSARRFFNISAAKNRGKLKKINSFEDSSKELFTLQFYDNEENVLDVEKVPVRKGKSLKDSIETLLTNRGLDFNTHSVFLDSSKTPLPLAFDTFPLGGNTLHVKANQAMKVDERIMILMKNAEEDKRQQGQRQKKNLISLYKDDDATVGGKVLPNATNKLRKSGIFSSAKDVSIKSLTDVLTHYGLNGFDLDIDIGENVPAETTADIILEDSWTDVITETETMSRQQKIQQEAIWELLITERNYLRKVRVIIQVFEKCLVNLQRENFLTEVENQRLFSNINDVFEANLTFWQEYLKQVVEEARSTKKPIKPSQLLDSFAKFEDLFEPYIKYCLEESSCVKYLKYVKNTHDHFEEYLTWCENHQQCNRLKLADLLVKPMQRVTKYGLLLKTVLGKTTDEEERLSLLNMINQVEQFVTKINTTLRLRHEQQKLEGVLRRIESYNPVEVANEEVERVISDYCNFNLRGKIPGLPEKEQRCILLEGPMKMIEKHGRSEVHVFLFTDVLVLAKMKKGSDKLRIIRQPYRLSKILIHPLRDVGSFVLIYLNEYDVLVTAFTLEVKVNEHLNWIQTIEKAKNRYLKARVGNGSTLDFFDDEASSLLSPSTSVQYVQDISPSPDRRSMTVVGEDPRTFSTQEGQPAIVVTDDLRSRSSVAITDHSRHQSIPATNEVAVKRSLSDPKSGPWNRDKKNRSRPISLVSDRDTASWVLNNEERNRSGSIPSDISEGRSSGIGDSFRSINSDGAVQLSRDSGLSMKAFNSYTEVSSVAKLKARFESDCHSPTEESSNSSISTTSPLAVGSEAISTSQCSTTTTTTPVARRTTPPDFMEHHSTIQEEEEQSSNNSCDKITEPVPFTFDIEDDSCESLMTSNDGSSTIQPSSQDSPYENIDHIKQSIINVSMTDKLSNSKIKYFEDFCVQCDLSHDKIEEVVEEIKVNASTQSEDSIHERDVIHTAIQCDSCLLCDVSTQCGDFIHLSGTCDSDTEDGEIHPVKVPFMSETAIRPSSAPPTYIHTPMLDMLTGKKQPRSILKHSFSDLNLTTVHDYPNDDINVIHSRSRSDEPQTTKRHRNSTPAYEFPGMKALQTLSESLESSLRRQTTGEKSTTVKSYDESSNLQNASNTSCISQKSTPPSLRKVALINSSSPVQLRTTNASRFDQASMARTNSDVSHTLVPLRDHSTKKKSENKRNTWHDFDSVALLERIEQTKYGPEGRTGHEANSPMSNSTVKKSMSKSTECLNAPKKQMSFKKTLLKKFSTANVFERQDGGSSSSHDDSVEEKMTKKQLEKERKRMKKEQRQREKEEKKKEKQSKRRSSSISSSGSSSVSSKQYTHDGVVVGKTR from the exons aaGATGATATTAAACAGTGCCAAGGAAGTGCATGTAAAGAGCTGCCAATGTCACAACGCCAGCATGCCACAAAG GTTTGCCATCATTCTGCATGCCAGGAACAAAATGAAATGAATCCAGTTATGTTGTGTTCTTCCTGTGACAGTCGGGATCACCCTGGCAACCTTTCATCTCATTTACGATTTGATGTTCAAGTAAACTTACAGAGAAAAGGATCAGTGCGCTCTATCAACTCTGATTCTGGCACAGAAGAAGATACTGACCCAGCCTATCGTTT tgataaaaaaaatagaacataTAGTTCTGCGAGACGATTCTTTAATATTTCTGCTGCAAAAAATCGTGGAAAACTGAAAAAGATTAATTCATTTGAG GATTCATCGAAAGAATTATTTACACTACAATTTTACGACAACGAAGAGAATGTATTGGACGTGGAAAAAGTCCCTGTGCGTAAGGGGAAGTCTCTCAA GGACTCGATTGAAACACTTCTCACCAACCGTGGCTTGGATTTTAACACCCACTCAGTCTTTCTTGATTCATCGAAGACGCCCCTACCATTGGCCTTCGACACCTTTCCTCTCGGTGGTAACACGCTCCACGTTAAAG cgaaCCAGGCCATGAAAGTGGATGAGCGGATTATGATACTGATGAAGAATGCAGAAGAAGATAAGAGGCAGCAG GGGCAACGACAAAAGAAAAACCTGATTTCATTATATAAAGATGATGACGCAACAGTGGGCGGGAAAGTTTTACCCAACGCTACAAATAAACTCCGTAAAAGTGGAATATTCAGTAGTGCGAAG GACGTCAGCATAAAAAGTCTCACAGATGTCCTCACTCATTATGGATTGAATGGTTTCGATCTCGACATTGATATTGGTGAAAATGTACCTGCTGAGACTACCGCCGACATTATCCTGGAAGACTCATGGACCGACGTCATCACGGAGACCGAGACAATGTCGAGACAGCAGAAGATTCAGCAGGAAGCGATTTGGGAATTATTGATTACAGAACGCAATTATTTACGAAAAGTCCGAGTAATTATTCAG gtgtttgaaaaatgtttggTCAACTTGCAGAGAGAAAACTTCTTAACAGAAGTCGAAAATCAACGTTTATTTTCGAACATCAATGACGTGTTTGAAGCTAATTTGACATTCTGGCAGGAATATTTAAAACAAGTTGTGGAAGAGGCGCGCAGCACCAAAAAACCAATTAAACCGAGCCAGTTGTTAGATTCGTTTGCCAAG ttCGAAGATTTGTTCGAACCCTACATCAAATATTGTTTGGAGGAATCATCGTGTGTAAAATACCTCAAATATGTCAAAAACACTCATGATCACTTTGAGGAATACTTGACG TGGTGTGAAAACCATCAGCAGTGTAATCGTTTGAAACTAGCAGATTTATTAGTAAAGCCTATGCAGCGTGTGACCAAGTATGGACTGTTGTTAAAAACTGTACTTGGAAAAACTACCGACGAAGAAGAACGTCTATCATTGCTTAATATG ATTAACCAAGTTGAACAGTTCGTTACAAAGATCAATACAACGTTGCGTTTAAGACACGAGCAACAAAAATTAGAAGGCGTGTTGAGAAGAATCGAATCGTATAATCCAGTTGAAGTAGCAAATGAAGAGGTCGAACGA GTTATATCTGATTACTGTAACTTTAATCTTCGTGGGAAAATCCCGGGTTTGCCGGAAAAAGAGCAGAGATGTATTTTACTGGAGGGACCCATGAAAATGATTGAAAAACATGGCAGA AGTGAGGTTCACGTATTTCTGTTCACCGATGTGTTAGTGTTGGCTAAGATGAAGAAAGGTAGCGACAAGCTGCGTATAATTCGTCAGCCGTACCGATTAAGTAAAATCCTTATTCATCCTCTGCGAGATGTTGGATCATTTGTTCTGATCTACTTAAATGAGTACGATGTGCTAGTAACTGCTTTTACGTTAGAAGTAAAAGTGAACGAACATCTAAATTGGATACAAACCATCGAAAAAGCTAAA AATCGCTATTTAAAAGCACGAGTGGGAAATGGTTCTACGTTGGACTTTTTTGACGATGAAGCGTCAAGCTTGTTGTCTCCTTCAACGTCCGTTCAGTATGTGCAAGATATTTCTCCGTCACCCGATCGTCGATCGATGACGGTAGTTGGTGAAGATCCTCGTACCTTTTCCACACAAGAAGGACAGCCAGCGATTGTTGTCACCGACGATTTGCGCAGTCGTTCATCAGTTGCAATAACGGACCATTCTCgtcatcagtctattcctgcaACAAATGAAGTTGCGGTAAAACGGTCTCTATCTGATCCGAAGTCTGGACCATGGAATCgcgataaaaaaaatcgttcacgCCCTATATCGCTTGTTTCAGATCGCGACACAGCGTCTTGGGTATTAAATAACGAAGAGCGGAACCGGTCAGGATCTATTCCTAGTGATATTTCGGAGGGCCGCTCCTCCGGAATCGGCGACAGTTTTCGTAGCATTAATTCTGACGGCGCAGTTCAGTTGAGCAGGGACAGTGGTTTGAGTATGAAAGCTTTTAACAGCTACACAGAAGTTTCATCTGTAGCAAAACTAAAAGCGCGATTTGAGTCGGATTGTCACAGTCCGACAGAAGAGAGTAGCAACAGTTCAATATCAACAACCTCTCCCCTAGCTGTCGGTTCGGAAGCTATATCAACATCTCAGTGCAGCACCACCACGACAACCACGCCTGTGGCGAGGCGGACCACTCCACCTGATTTTATGGAGCATCATAGTACTATACAGGAGGAAGAAGAACAGTCATCAAACAATAGTTGTGATAAAATTACAGAACCGGTTCCGTTTACATTCGATATAGAAGATGATAGTTGTGAATCATTGATGACATCGAATGACGGAAGTAGTACTATACAACCTTCGAGTCAGGATTCACCGTACGAAAATATCGACCATATAAAGCAGTCAATCATAAACGTGTCAATGACAGATAAATTATCtaatagtaaaataaaatattttgaagattTCTGTGTTCAATGCGATCTTTCCCACGACAAAATTGAAGAAGTAGTTGAAGAGATAAAAGTAAACGCCTCTACACAAAGTGAGGACAGTATACACGAGCGTGACGTTATTCACACTGCAATTCAATGTGATAGTTGCTTATTATGTGACGTTAGTACGCAATGCGGAGATTTTATACATTTGTCGGGTACCTGTGATAGTGACACTGAGGATGGTGAAATTCATCCAGTAAAGGTGCCTTTTATGTCAGAAACGGCCATTCGACCCTCATCTGCACCTCCGACGTATATTCACACTCCTATGTTAGATATGTTAACTGGAAAAAAACAGCCACGCAGTATTTTAAAACATTCGTTCTCAGATTTAAATTTGACAACAGTTCATGATTACCCAAATGATGATATAAATGTTATTCATAGCAGATCGCGCAGTGATGAACCACAAACGACGAAACGTCATCGCAATTCTACGCCTGCGTATGAATTTCCGGGAATGAAAGCATTACAAACACTATCCGAATCCTTAGAATCGTCTTTACGTAGACAAACAACTGGTGAAAAGTCTACTACTGTCAAAAGTTATGACGAAAGTAGTAATTTACAGAACGCAAGTAATACCAGCTGTATAAGTCAGAAAAGTACCCCTCCGTCGCTACGTAAAGTAGCTCTTATAAACAGTAGCTCTCCAGTACAATTAAGGACTACTAATGCTAGTAGGTTTGACCAGGCTTCAATGGCACGTACGAACAGTGATGTGAGTCATACACTTGTACCGTTGCGAGATCATTCCACGAAAAAGAAGTCTGAAAACAAACGAAACACATGGCATGACTTTGATTCCGTAGCTTTATTAGAACGAATTGAGCAAACAAAATATGGACCAGAAGGTAGAACTGGCCACGAGGCAAATTCGCCGATGAGTAACTCTACAGTGAAGAAGTCAATGTCCAAATCTACGGAGTGTTTAAATGCTCCAAAGAAGCAAATGAGTTTTAAGAAAACGTTGCTTAAAAAGTTTTCTACGGCTAATGTTTTTGAGCGTCAGGATGGTGGTTCGTCGTCGTCTCATGATGATTCTGTGGAGGagaaaatgacgaaaaaacaacttgaaaaagagagaaaaagaatGAAG AAGGAACAACGACAGCgagaaaaggaagaaaaaaagaaagagaagcaATCGAAAAGAAGGAGTTCGTCGATATCTTCTTCAGGTTCGTCTTCCGTCAGTTCGAAACAGTACACCCATGATGGAGTGGTGGTTGGCAAAACTCGTTAA
- the LOC130641651 gene encoding pleckstrin homology domain-containing family G member 5-like isoform X6 — MSQRQHATKVCHHSACQEQNEMNPVMLCSSCDSRDHPGNLSSHLRFDVQVNLQRKGSVRSINSDSGTEEDTDPAYRFDKKNRTYSSARRFFNISAAKNRGKLKKINSFEDSSKELFTLQFYDNEENVLDVEKVPVRKGKSLKDSIETLLTNRGLDFNTHSVFLDSSKTPLPLAFDTFPLGGNTLHVKANQAMKVDERIMILMKNAEEDKRQQGQRQKKNLISLYKDDDATVGGKVLPNATNKLRKSGIFSSAKDVSIKSLTDVLTHYGLNGFDLDIDIGENVPAETTADIILEDSWTDVITETETMSRQQKIQQEAIWELLITERNYLRKVRVIIQVFEKCLVNLQRENFLTEVENQRLFSNINDVFEANLTFWQEYLKQVVEEARSTKKPIKPSQLLDSFAKFEDLFEPYIKYCLEESSCVKYLKYVKNTHDHFEEYLTWCENHQQCNRLKLADLLVKPMQRVTKYGLLLKTVLGKTTDEEERLSLLNMINQVEQFVTKINTTLRLRHEQQKLEGVLRRIESYNPVEVANEEVERVISDYCNFNLRGKIPGLPEKEQRCILLEGPMKMIEKHGRSEVHVFLFTDVLVLAKMKKGSDKLRIIRQPYRLSKILIHPLRDVGSFVLIYLNEYDVLVTAFTLEVKVNEHLNWIQTIEKAKNRYLKARVGNGSTLDFFDDEASSLLSPSTSVQYVQDISPSPDRRSMTVVGEDPRTFSTQEGQPAIVVTDDLRSRSSVAITDHSRHQSIPATNEVAVKRSLSDPKSGPWNRDKKNRSRPISLVSDRDTASWVLNNEERNRSGSIPSDISEGRSSGIGDSFRSINSDGAVQLSRDSGLSMKAFNSYTEVSSVAKLKARFESDCHSPTEESSNSSISTTSPLAVGSEAISTSQCSTTTTTTPVARRTTPPDFMEHHSTIQEEEEQSSNNSCDKITEPVPFTFDIEDDSCESLMTSNDGSSTIQPSSQDSPYENIDHIKQSIINVSMTDKLSNSKIKYFEDFCVQCDLSHDKIEEVVEEIKVNASTQSEDSIHERDVIHTAIQCDSCLLCDVSTQCGDFIHLSGTCDSDTEDGEIHPVKVPFMSETAIRPSSAPPTYIHTPMLDMLTGKKQPRSILKHSFSDLNLTTVHDYPNDDINVIHSRSRSDEPQTTKRHRNSTPAYEFPGMKALQTLSESLESSLRRQTTGEKSTTVKSYDESSNLQNASNTSCISQKSTPPSLRKVALINSSSPVQLRTTNASRFDQASMARTNSDVSHTLVPLRDHSTKKKSENKRNTWHDFDSVALLERIEQTKYGPEGRTGHEANSPMSNSTVKKSMSKSTECLNAPKKQMSFKKTLLKKFSTANVFERQDGGSSSSHDDSVEEKMTKKQLEKERKRMKKEQRQREKEEKKKEKQSKRRSSSISSSGSSSVSSKQYTHDGVVVGKTR; from the exons ATGTCACAACGCCAGCATGCCACAAAG GTTTGCCATCATTCTGCATGCCAGGAACAAAATGAAATGAATCCAGTTATGTTGTGTTCTTCCTGTGACAGTCGGGATCACCCTGGCAACCTTTCATCTCATTTACGATTTGATGTTCAAGTAAACTTACAGAGAAAAGGATCAGTGCGCTCTATCAACTCTGATTCTGGCACAGAAGAAGATACTGACCCAGCCTATCGTTT tgataaaaaaaatagaacataTAGTTCTGCGAGACGATTCTTTAATATTTCTGCTGCAAAAAATCGTGGAAAACTGAAAAAGATTAATTCATTTGAG GATTCATCGAAAGAATTATTTACACTACAATTTTACGACAACGAAGAGAATGTATTGGACGTGGAAAAAGTCCCTGTGCGTAAGGGGAAGTCTCTCAA GGACTCGATTGAAACACTTCTCACCAACCGTGGCTTGGATTTTAACACCCACTCAGTCTTTCTTGATTCATCGAAGACGCCCCTACCATTGGCCTTCGACACCTTTCCTCTCGGTGGTAACACGCTCCACGTTAAAG cgaaCCAGGCCATGAAAGTGGATGAGCGGATTATGATACTGATGAAGAATGCAGAAGAAGATAAGAGGCAGCAG GGGCAACGACAAAAGAAAAACCTGATTTCATTATATAAAGATGATGACGCAACAGTGGGCGGGAAAGTTTTACCCAACGCTACAAATAAACTCCGTAAAAGTGGAATATTCAGTAGTGCGAAG GACGTCAGCATAAAAAGTCTCACAGATGTCCTCACTCATTATGGATTGAATGGTTTCGATCTCGACATTGATATTGGTGAAAATGTACCTGCTGAGACTACCGCCGACATTATCCTGGAAGACTCATGGACCGACGTCATCACGGAGACCGAGACAATGTCGAGACAGCAGAAGATTCAGCAGGAAGCGATTTGGGAATTATTGATTACAGAACGCAATTATTTACGAAAAGTCCGAGTAATTATTCAG gtgtttgaaaaatgtttggTCAACTTGCAGAGAGAAAACTTCTTAACAGAAGTCGAAAATCAACGTTTATTTTCGAACATCAATGACGTGTTTGAAGCTAATTTGACATTCTGGCAGGAATATTTAAAACAAGTTGTGGAAGAGGCGCGCAGCACCAAAAAACCAATTAAACCGAGCCAGTTGTTAGATTCGTTTGCCAAG ttCGAAGATTTGTTCGAACCCTACATCAAATATTGTTTGGAGGAATCATCGTGTGTAAAATACCTCAAATATGTCAAAAACACTCATGATCACTTTGAGGAATACTTGACG TGGTGTGAAAACCATCAGCAGTGTAATCGTTTGAAACTAGCAGATTTATTAGTAAAGCCTATGCAGCGTGTGACCAAGTATGGACTGTTGTTAAAAACTGTACTTGGAAAAACTACCGACGAAGAAGAACGTCTATCATTGCTTAATATG ATTAACCAAGTTGAACAGTTCGTTACAAAGATCAATACAACGTTGCGTTTAAGACACGAGCAACAAAAATTAGAAGGCGTGTTGAGAAGAATCGAATCGTATAATCCAGTTGAAGTAGCAAATGAAGAGGTCGAACGA GTTATATCTGATTACTGTAACTTTAATCTTCGTGGGAAAATCCCGGGTTTGCCGGAAAAAGAGCAGAGATGTATTTTACTGGAGGGACCCATGAAAATGATTGAAAAACATGGCAGA AGTGAGGTTCACGTATTTCTGTTCACCGATGTGTTAGTGTTGGCTAAGATGAAGAAAGGTAGCGACAAGCTGCGTATAATTCGTCAGCCGTACCGATTAAGTAAAATCCTTATTCATCCTCTGCGAGATGTTGGATCATTTGTTCTGATCTACTTAAATGAGTACGATGTGCTAGTAACTGCTTTTACGTTAGAAGTAAAAGTGAACGAACATCTAAATTGGATACAAACCATCGAAAAAGCTAAA AATCGCTATTTAAAAGCACGAGTGGGAAATGGTTCTACGTTGGACTTTTTTGACGATGAAGCGTCAAGCTTGTTGTCTCCTTCAACGTCCGTTCAGTATGTGCAAGATATTTCTCCGTCACCCGATCGTCGATCGATGACGGTAGTTGGTGAAGATCCTCGTACCTTTTCCACACAAGAAGGACAGCCAGCGATTGTTGTCACCGACGATTTGCGCAGTCGTTCATCAGTTGCAATAACGGACCATTCTCgtcatcagtctattcctgcaACAAATGAAGTTGCGGTAAAACGGTCTCTATCTGATCCGAAGTCTGGACCATGGAATCgcgataaaaaaaatcgttcacgCCCTATATCGCTTGTTTCAGATCGCGACACAGCGTCTTGGGTATTAAATAACGAAGAGCGGAACCGGTCAGGATCTATTCCTAGTGATATTTCGGAGGGCCGCTCCTCCGGAATCGGCGACAGTTTTCGTAGCATTAATTCTGACGGCGCAGTTCAGTTGAGCAGGGACAGTGGTTTGAGTATGAAAGCTTTTAACAGCTACACAGAAGTTTCATCTGTAGCAAAACTAAAAGCGCGATTTGAGTCGGATTGTCACAGTCCGACAGAAGAGAGTAGCAACAGTTCAATATCAACAACCTCTCCCCTAGCTGTCGGTTCGGAAGCTATATCAACATCTCAGTGCAGCACCACCACGACAACCACGCCTGTGGCGAGGCGGACCACTCCACCTGATTTTATGGAGCATCATAGTACTATACAGGAGGAAGAAGAACAGTCATCAAACAATAGTTGTGATAAAATTACAGAACCGGTTCCGTTTACATTCGATATAGAAGATGATAGTTGTGAATCATTGATGACATCGAATGACGGAAGTAGTACTATACAACCTTCGAGTCAGGATTCACCGTACGAAAATATCGACCATATAAAGCAGTCAATCATAAACGTGTCAATGACAGATAAATTATCtaatagtaaaataaaatattttgaagattTCTGTGTTCAATGCGATCTTTCCCACGACAAAATTGAAGAAGTAGTTGAAGAGATAAAAGTAAACGCCTCTACACAAAGTGAGGACAGTATACACGAGCGTGACGTTATTCACACTGCAATTCAATGTGATAGTTGCTTATTATGTGACGTTAGTACGCAATGCGGAGATTTTATACATTTGTCGGGTACCTGTGATAGTGACACTGAGGATGGTGAAATTCATCCAGTAAAGGTGCCTTTTATGTCAGAAACGGCCATTCGACCCTCATCTGCACCTCCGACGTATATTCACACTCCTATGTTAGATATGTTAACTGGAAAAAAACAGCCACGCAGTATTTTAAAACATTCGTTCTCAGATTTAAATTTGACAACAGTTCATGATTACCCAAATGATGATATAAATGTTATTCATAGCAGATCGCGCAGTGATGAACCACAAACGACGAAACGTCATCGCAATTCTACGCCTGCGTATGAATTTCCGGGAATGAAAGCATTACAAACACTATCCGAATCCTTAGAATCGTCTTTACGTAGACAAACAACTGGTGAAAAGTCTACTACTGTCAAAAGTTATGACGAAAGTAGTAATTTACAGAACGCAAGTAATACCAGCTGTATAAGTCAGAAAAGTACCCCTCCGTCGCTACGTAAAGTAGCTCTTATAAACAGTAGCTCTCCAGTACAATTAAGGACTACTAATGCTAGTAGGTTTGACCAGGCTTCAATGGCACGTACGAACAGTGATGTGAGTCATACACTTGTACCGTTGCGAGATCATTCCACGAAAAAGAAGTCTGAAAACAAACGAAACACATGGCATGACTTTGATTCCGTAGCTTTATTAGAACGAATTGAGCAAACAAAATATGGACCAGAAGGTAGAACTGGCCACGAGGCAAATTCGCCGATGAGTAACTCTACAGTGAAGAAGTCAATGTCCAAATCTACGGAGTGTTTAAATGCTCCAAAGAAGCAAATGAGTTTTAAGAAAACGTTGCTTAAAAAGTTTTCTACGGCTAATGTTTTTGAGCGTCAGGATGGTGGTTCGTCGTCGTCTCATGATGATTCTGTGGAGGagaaaatgacgaaaaaacaacttgaaaaagagagaaaaagaatGAAG AAGGAACAACGACAGCgagaaaaggaagaaaaaaagaaagagaagcaATCGAAAAGAAGGAGTTCGTCGATATCTTCTTCAGGTTCGTCTTCCGTCAGTTCGAAACAGTACACCCATGATGGAGTGGTGGTTGGCAAAACTCGTTAA